The following proteins are co-located in the Deinococcus radiotolerans genome:
- a CDS encoding C39 family peptidase, whose protein sequence is MKRIALVSLLLTPALGACMSEAQTAAPARLILSGVGHDNQGLNNCGPVTASVVLGYHGKKVTQAQAAAALKDGPNDVEVSTQEVAAYLERQGLRTVIRYGGTPELLRDLIAARLPVVVQQRLKDGDNTAHFRTVYGFSAQGLTSSDSLLGAKLTHTEAQFERLWNYYNGEYLLAYPASREAEVRRLLGRDWDETANWTRLRDEMQARTQKGGATAFDWWGLGQARLALGQPQDAALAFDRAVQIGVPLQYHWYRQGALLAWNRTGQAERTREVAQRILAQQPGIKEIEALLAQANAE, encoded by the coding sequence ATGAAACGGATTGCTCTGGTGTCTCTCCTGCTCACCCCGGCGCTGGGCGCGTGCATGTCCGAAGCGCAGACAGCCGCGCCCGCCCGCCTCATCCTCAGCGGGGTGGGGCACGACAACCAGGGCCTGAACAACTGCGGGCCGGTCACGGCGTCCGTCGTACTCGGGTACCACGGCAAGAAGGTCACGCAGGCGCAGGCGGCCGCCGCGCTGAAAGACGGCCCGAACGACGTGGAGGTCAGCACGCAGGAGGTCGCCGCGTACCTGGAACGCCAGGGGCTGCGCACGGTCATCCGGTACGGGGGCACGCCGGAACTGCTGCGCGACCTGATCGCCGCCAGGCTGCCCGTCGTGGTGCAGCAGCGCCTGAAAGACGGCGACAACACCGCGCACTTCCGCACCGTGTACGGCTTCAGCGCGCAGGGCCTGACCAGCAGCGATTCCCTGCTGGGCGCGAAACTGACCCACACCGAGGCGCAGTTCGAGCGGCTGTGGAACTACTACAACGGCGAGTACCTGCTCGCGTACCCCGCCAGCCGTGAGGCGGAGGTCCGGCGCCTGCTGGGCAGGGACTGGGATGAGACCGCCAACTGGACGCGCCTGCGCGACGAGATGCAGGCCCGCACCCAGAAGGGCGGCGCGACCGCGTTCGACTGGTGGGGCCTGGGGCAGGCGCGGCTGGCGCTGGGGCAGCCCCAGGACGCCGCGCTGGCCTTCGACCGCGCCGTGCAGATCGGTGTGCCCCTCCAGTACCACTGGTACCGTCAGGGCGCGCTGCTCGCCTGGAACCGCACCGGGCAGGCCGAACGGACCCGCGAGGTGGCGCAGCGCATCCTGGCGCAGCAGCCCGGCATCAAGGAGATTGAGGCGCTGCTGGCCCAGGCGAACGCGGAGTGA
- a CDS encoding MliC family protein, producing MKRVILTVAGLMLGVAGAATPPVQVNYRVFKYACAGGQNLSVYYVQFGTDPMFAVLEWNGQKYGLAQAISASGARYASLNGPAGARGGLQWWEHQGTAELSTFVGNSTTTTKTLLTGCKAPAR from the coding sequence ATGAAACGAGTCATTCTGACAGTAGCTGGACTGATGCTGGGTGTGGCGGGCGCGGCGACGCCGCCCGTGCAGGTGAACTACCGCGTGTTCAAGTACGCCTGCGCGGGCGGGCAGAACCTCAGCGTGTACTACGTGCAGTTCGGCACGGACCCCATGTTCGCGGTGCTGGAATGGAATGGGCAGAAGTACGGGCTGGCGCAGGCGATCAGCGCCAGCGGCGCTCGGTACGCCAGCCTGAACGGTCCGGCTGGCGCGCGGGGCGGCCTGCAATGGTGGGAGCATCAGGGCACGGCGGAACTCAGTACGTTCGTGGGGAACAGCACCACCACCACGAAGACCCTGCTGACCGGCTGCAAGGCCCCGGCCCGCTGA
- a CDS encoding serine hydrolase domain-containing protein, with the protein MPRTELDALLDDARHAHTSVLFISCGGEVLADETMDGQGDRPIATMSVTKAVLSLLVGRAVTLGHLPGVDLPVHEVFPEWRQGRKRDVTLRHLMTHTSGLQNVPHAGQEVYASEDRLQLALCAELDAAPGTQFSYNNKAMALIAGLLERVTGRRLETFAREDLLGPLGITDWH; encoded by the coding sequence ATGCCCCGGACCGAGCTGGACGCCCTGCTGGATGACGCCCGCCACGCGCACACCAGCGTCCTGTTCATCTCCTGCGGCGGCGAGGTGCTGGCCGACGAGACCATGGACGGTCAGGGCGACCGGCCCATCGCCACCATGAGCGTCACCAAAGCAGTCCTGAGCCTGCTCGTGGGCCGCGCCGTCACCCTGGGTCACCTGCCCGGCGTGGACCTGCCCGTGCATGAGGTATTCCCCGAGTGGCGGCAGGGCCGCAAGCGGGACGTGACGCTGCGTCACCTGATGACCCACACCAGCGGGCTGCAGAACGTCCCGCACGCCGGGCAGGAGGTGTACGCCAGCGAGGACCGGCTGCAACTGGCCCTGTGCGCCGAACTGGACGCCGCGCCCGGCACGCAGTTCTCGTACAACAACAAGGCCATGGCCCTGATCGCCGGGTTGCTGGAACGCGTGACGGGACGCCGCCTGGAGACGTTCGCGCGGGAGGACCTGCTGGGGCCGCTGGGCATCACCGACTGGCACTAG